In Dermochelys coriacea isolate rDerCor1 chromosome 16, rDerCor1.pri.v4, whole genome shotgun sequence, one genomic interval encodes:
- the TMEM141 gene encoding transmembrane protein 141, with translation MVNLGLSRVDDTVAAKHPGLQEYALCQSHAFMKGIGTFLTGIGAAFVLQKLINKKLPYPLQWNMLLSVVAGSVASYAVTRIETQKCSNLWIYLETGQSPQGVAKENLHSPDPTENAETRMRRNKYGDDME, from the exons ATGGTGAACCTGGGGCTGTCGCGGGTGGACGACACCGTGGCTGCGAAACACCCG gggctgcaggaataCGCCCTGTGCCAGTCCCACGCGTTCATGAAGGGCATCGGGACCTTTCTCACAG GCATCGGAGCAGCTTTCGTTCTTCAGAAGCTGATAAACAAGAAGCTGCCCTACCCCCTGCAGTGGAACATGCTGCTGTCTGTAG TTGCAGGTTCAGTCGCCAGCTACGCCGTGACCAGGATAGAGACCCAGAAGTGTTCCAACCTCTGGATCTACCTGGAGACAGGGCAGTCCCCGCAGGGAGTAGCCAAGG AAAATCTCCACAGTCCAGATCCCACAGAGAATGCAGAAACGAGGATGAGGAGAAACAAATATGGAGACGACATGGAATAG
- the LOC119844235 gene encoding uncharacterized protein LOC119844235, with product MCSPFPLLLSPDPQQVLQAVQGIVADLHKDKEGMLEVFLGDAECKEYLGALCRLLAAPEVRLCSNIAYILGTIAENESGAAHLVALAGGGSGFEGLLDSLSAMLTWDDPEAVMNAAGTLGSLAETDPSRQWLLQAPKADEIVEKLRGLLGSADEGTASNAALGLARIAGSQEGCVKLLGHPHSQHLLRQLISSLRAEEAGCSMNAAFTLGRLCDLDLGLRQLFALPEVSSMIHALVSMMASAEAGGSRNACFALSCLAASKEGHDHVLQSPAFPQALDTLGHLLRAEEQESSWFAAMTLRVLASQPKGVIKLREHPELEHLLQEVAASETAGQELLEEVTGTLAKLRRLPKPPPPEAKVLDSGSIQVAWESFRPQSSLEVNYRLYDGDALLYRGPALSYAFAGSVPRQEYHFQLCLEARGDQGPCSDATVLPREEPVPSCPLDFHVTGRTATQLKLSWAPPAKPNGPIKHYTVYRGEALVGFTPELSCVVGGLAPSTSYRLSVCACTSKGQGGKATLLTKTMSLRGHAPERLTLLVLGRSEIFVTWDVPKAPLGRFFNYELSLNGEVVYLGTARSYVARRLRANTDYTCTVSALTSAGRYVSRPVTKRTPRDEYSDVSRCHYPSPGSGQPATASAPSKTLEFPQEPGRGRGNAGESFKPSPARPPRAPLLLSRRASKPWEIKSSAKPTATPRRDPSLSCSRQPSQETRAAGPSKAAPLPRNVGHPKQRAPDAKSLPRQTALQPSGENSSAKLGTPSRMLFPELAAVLPLGHPAWHGSPGLRAVAVSLQLSRSLERGKPRPAASGQQRPSYGLPPVLESLGQQQLRAPLGSQQLQGLQRPKPRTRTGQGCSRLLPAEEPHWSPWKTAVPLGVSHKGNVSLHPAMVPTRALCPQRRDGHGNGAGFNAERTREDVPPRRGHPCLPLLCLSDWLAGLSRRAPQRGRCQGLSMLEREGTWRALTPRFPAGPRSFPAKLLPAMGRRPSGQTPQGTLLRDYLLAQAMQPQKDAGRACCTPWHHGLSEETRVCNGKQP from the exons GCTGTGCAGCAACATCGCCTACATCCTGGGCACCATCGCCGAGAATGAGAGCGGGGCGGCACACCTGGTGGCACTGGCAGGGGGTGGCTCAGGCTTCGAGGGTCTCTTGGATAGTCTGAGCGCCATGCTGACCTGGGACGACCCAGAGGCTGTGATGAATGCAGCAGGCACCCTGGGCTCCCTG GCGGAAACAGATCCCAGCCGGCAATGGCTGCTTCAAGCCCCGAAAGCTGATGAGATTGTTGAGAAGCTCAGAGGGCTGCTGGGCTCAGCTGATGAAGGCACGGCAAGCaatgctgccctggggctggcccgAATCGCTGGCTCCCAGGAGGGCTGTGTGAAACTGCTGGGCCACcctcactcccagcacctcctgagaCAGCTGATCTCCTCCCTGAGAGCAGAGGAAGCAG GCTGCAGCATGAACGCTGCCTTCACGCTGGGGCGCCTGTGTGACCTGGACCTTGGCCTGCGGCAGCTCTTTGCCCTCCCTGAAGTCTCCAGCATG ATCCATGCCCTGGTGTCCATGATGGCCAGCGCGGAGGCAGGAGGGAGCCGAAATGCTTGCTTTGCTCTCAGCTGCCTGGCtgccagcaaggaggggcatgaCCACGTGCTGCAGAGCCCTGCCTTCCCCCAGGCTCTGGATACGCTGGGCCACCTGCTTCGCGCCGAGGAGCAGGAGTCCTCCTGGTTTGCTGCCAT GACCCTGCGTGTGCTCGCCAGCCAGCCCAAGGGGGTGATAAAACTAAGAGAGCACCCAGAGCTGGAACACCTCCTGCAG GAAGTGGCTGCCTCAGAGACAGCAGGACAAGAGCTGCTAGAGGAAGTGACTGGCACTCTGGCCAAGCTCCGGCGCCTCCCGAAACCCCCACCCCCGGAAGCCAAAGTTCTGGATTCTGGTTCCATCCAGGTGGCCTGGGAAAGTTTCAGGCCTCAGAGCAGCCTTGAGGTCAATTACAG GCTCTATGATGGGGATGCCCTGCTGTACCGGGGGCCAGCACTCAGCTATGCCTTTGCAGGCAGTGTGCCACGCCAGGAATACCACTTTCAGCTCTGCCTTGAGGCGAGGGGCGACCAGGGGCCATGCAGCGATGCTACGGTGCTGCCAAGAGAAGAGCCAGTGCCAAGTTGTCCCTTGGACTTCCACGTGACAGGTCGCACGGCCACACAGTTAAAATTGAGCTGGGCCCCTCCGGCCAAGCCCAACGGCCCCATCAAACACTACACAGTGTACAGGGGGGAGGCCCTGGTGGGCTTCACCCCAGAACTCAGCTGTGTTGTGGGAGGCTTGGCCCCTTCCACGAGCTACCGGCTCAGCGTCTGCGCATGTACCAGCAAAGGCCAGGGAGGGAAGGCCACCCTGCTCACCAAGACCATGTCCCTGAGGGGCCATGCCCCTGAGAGGTTAACCCTTCTAGTGCTGGGGCGCAGTGAGATCTTTGTGACGTGGGACGTGCCCAAAGCGCCCCTGGGACGCTTCTTTAACTATGAGCTGAGCCTGAATGGGGAAGTGGTGTACCTGGGCACGGCACGCTCCTACGTGGCCCGCAGGCTCAGGGCCAACACGGACTACACCTGCACTGTCAGTGCCCTCACCAGCGCAGGTCGCTATGTCAGCCGACCAGTCACCAAACGCACGCCCAGGGACGAGTACAGCGATGTCAGCAG GTGCCATTATCCCTCCCCAGGGAGTGGGCAGCCTGCCACAGCCTCTGCTCCCAGCAAGACTCTGGAATTCCCTCAGGAGCCAGGAAGGGGCAGAGGCAACGCAGGGGAGTCTTTCAAACCTTCCCCTGCCAGGCCCCCGAGAGCGCCTCTCCTGCTGAGCAGAAGGGCCAGTAAACCCTGGGAGATTAAGAGCAGCGCAAAACCCACTGCCACACCCAG GAGAGACCCTTCCCTGTCCTGCTCCAGACAGCCAAGCCAGGAGACTCGAGCTGCCGGCCCCTCCAAG GCTGCCCCACTTCCCAGGAACGTTGGGCACCCAAAGCAGCGGGCACCTGATGCAAAGAGCCTCCCCAGGCAAACTGCACTTCAGCCCAGCGGGGAGAACAGCTCagccaaacttgggacaccgagCAGAATGCTCTTCCCAGAG CTGGCAGCAGTCCTCCCTCTTGGGCACCCGGCTTGGCACGGCTCACCCGGTCTGCGTGCTGTGGCCGTATCCCTTCAGCTCAGCCGCTCCCTAGAGCGGGGGAAACCCAGGCCGGCAGCCTCAGGCCAGCAGAGGCCGAGCTACGGGCTCCCCCCTGTCCTGGAGAGcttggggcagcagcagctcagggctcCACTGGGGAGCCAACAgctccaggggctgcagaggccaAAGCCACGAACAAG GACTGGCCAGGGCTGTAGCCGGCTCCTGCCTGCCGAGGAGCCGCACTGGAGTCCTTGGAAGACAGCTGTGCCCCTGGGCGTGTCTCACAAGGGAAACGTCAGCCTCCACCCTGCAATGGTACCCACGAGAGCTCTCTGCCCACAGCGGCGGGATGGCCATGGGAATGGAGCCGGGTTTAACGCTGAACGCACAAGGGAAGACGTGCCCCCGAGGAGAGGCCACCCctgcctgcctctgctctgcctttcAGATTGGCTGGCAGGGCTCAGCCGGCGGGCCCCACAACGTGGCAGGTGCCAGGGGCTGAGCATGTTGGAGCGTGAGGGGACCTGGAGGGCTCTGACACCCAGATTCCCTGCAGGCCCCCGAAGCTTCCCGGCTAAGCTCCTCCCTGCGATGGGCAGGAGACCCTCTGGCCAGACACCCCAGGGGACGCTCCTCAGAGACTACCTGCTCGCCCAGGCCATG cagccccagaagGATGCGGGCAGggcctgctgcaccccctggcacCACGGCCTCAGCGAGGAGACAAGAGTTTGCAATGGAAAGCAGCCATAA